From one Brevibacterium sp. 'Marine' genomic stretch:
- a CDS encoding amino-acid N-acetyltransferase, with amino-acid sequence MSSHAGDFDHERISEDHHSKHELPGGLYLRRARTGDVKGIEALVAPLAGERILLAKDTVTYFESLQEFWLVVDPQPDGSEILAGCGALHIIWADLAEARTVATSPDYRGRGVGKAIIRQLLTDAREIGVDRVFCLTFETGFFGSLGFEPIKGIPVSPEVYVELLHSTDEGVAEFLDLARVKPNTLGNSRMIKYL; translated from the coding sequence ATGAGCTCACACGCAGGCGACTTCGACCACGAGCGGATCTCCGAAGACCACCATTCCAAGCACGAACTGCCCGGAGGCCTGTACCTGCGACGGGCGAGGACCGGCGACGTCAAAGGCATCGAGGCACTGGTCGCTCCGCTGGCCGGGGAGCGGATTCTGCTCGCCAAGGACACGGTGACGTACTTCGAGTCGCTGCAGGAGTTCTGGTTGGTCGTCGACCCGCAGCCCGACGGGTCGGAGATCCTCGCCGGTTGCGGTGCCCTGCACATCATCTGGGCTGACCTCGCCGAGGCCCGCACGGTCGCCACGTCCCCGGACTATCGGGGCAGGGGGGTGGGCAAGGCGATCATCAGACAGCTCCTCACCGATGCCCGTGAGATCGGTGTCGACCGGGTGTTCTGCCTGACCTTCGAGACCGGGTTCTTCGGATCGCTCGGCTTCGAGCCGATCAAAGGCATCCCCGTCTCACCCGAGGTCTACGTCGAGCTGCTTCACTCCACCGATGAGGGTGTGGCAGAGTTCCTCGATCTGGCACGGGTGAAACCGAACACCCTGGGCAACTCACGGATGATCAAATACCTCTGA
- a CDS encoding A/G-specific adenine glycosylase, with protein MTHRAGSESDSSGPSAAFPEVTEPVLRRVQDTIIAWFEEAARDLPWRAPNTSAWAILVSEIMSQQTPVARVEPRWRAWMEMWPTPTDLAAAPTSEVLHAWDRLGYPRRALRLQEAAEVIAANLNNRVPETTEELERLPGIGSYTAAAVSSFAFGRKTTVLDTNVRRVLIRLFAGRERPTSSPSRKETEWAAGLVPEDGHVEWNAGVMEFGALVCTARNPDCPACPLQDICTWNQLGRPASAAKPKTQKWAGTDRQLRGAIMDVLKTAHAAGDDRDGVSLDVFTTPMTDFDPALLDSLAESTAAAVARVRELSADRDRLSRLISDLVTDGLAQQIDGRLALPNR; from the coding sequence ATGACACACCGAGCCGGTTCCGAATCCGATTCCTCCGGGCCTTCTGCCGCCTTTCCCGAGGTGACGGAGCCTGTGCTCAGACGGGTCCAGGACACGATCATCGCCTGGTTCGAAGAAGCCGCCCGCGACCTGCCGTGGAGGGCTCCGAACACGAGCGCCTGGGCGATCCTCGTCAGCGAGATCATGTCTCAGCAGACGCCTGTCGCCCGGGTCGAACCACGGTGGCGTGCCTGGATGGAGATGTGGCCGACCCCGACCGATCTCGCTGCCGCGCCGACCTCCGAGGTCCTCCACGCCTGGGATCGTTTGGGTTATCCGCGCAGGGCCCTGCGGCTGCAGGAAGCCGCCGAAGTCATCGCTGCGAACCTGAACAACCGGGTTCCCGAAACGACCGAAGAACTCGAACGATTGCCGGGCATCGGTTCCTATACCGCCGCTGCGGTCTCGTCCTTCGCCTTCGGCCGAAAGACGACCGTGCTGGACACGAATGTTCGTCGGGTTCTCATCCGTCTCTTCGCAGGAAGAGAACGTCCTACCAGTTCCCCCAGCCGGAAGGAGACTGAGTGGGCGGCCGGCCTCGTGCCCGAGGATGGACATGTTGAGTGGAACGCCGGTGTCATGGAGTTCGGAGCCCTCGTCTGCACGGCTCGCAATCCCGACTGCCCCGCCTGCCCGCTCCAGGACATCTGCACATGGAACCAGTTGGGCCGACCCGCCTCGGCGGCGAAGCCGAAGACACAGAAGTGGGCGGGCACGGATCGACAGCTGCGCGGAGCGATCATGGACGTCCTCAAAACCGCCCATGCCGCCGGGGACGACCGGGACGGCGTCAGCCTCGACGTCTTCACCACTCCGATGACTGACTTCGATCCAGCGCTTCTCGACTCATTGGCCGAGTCCACGGCCGCAGCAGTGGCCCGAGTGCGGGAACTCAGCGCCGACCGGGACAGGCTCTCTCGACTCATCTCTGATCTCGTCACCGACGGACTGGCACAGCAGATCGACGGCCGATTGGCACTGCCGAACCGCTGA